From the genome of Campylobacter concisus ATCC 51562:
TTCAAGGTCGTTTAGTGAGCTTTCAAAGATATGCCCTAGGATATTTACACCGATGTCGCTTAAAAAGTCATAGTCACTTAAAAACTGCGCTTCAAGCACGCTATCGTCTATCTTTAGTGCATCAAGCTCAGTATCTGTGGCAAAAAGTCCGCCATTGTAGCGTTTGATATCAAGACGTTCACTGCCTTCATCAATGGCTTTAAAGTAAATTTTGTAAAAGTCATAAAAACTAAGCTCAGTAACTTGGTTTTGAAATTTATCTTTTATCTCGGCTATCGTGCGAAGTCTTAGTAGTCCGCGGTCTTCGGCAAATAGTATAAAGACAAACCTATCACATAGTTTTTGAGTCAGGCTTAAAAGCCTATTTTTATCAATACTAGCATTGTTTTTGCAAATATTTTTGAAAAGAGCAAGTCTAAATGCGCTAAAGTCTTTATAAAATTTATTTGAAATTTCGCGCTCGTGAGTGGCAAATTTCTCTTTTAGCTTTAACGGCAGATCCGTGCTAATGCTCTCAAATCTAAGCAGTAAATGAAGCTTCTTAAACTCCTCAAAGCTTGCTGTAAAAAGGTCAAATTTTTCAAATGTTGTTTTATTGCCGATGTAAAAGCGCAGTTCATTAAAATTTGAAACAACGACATATTTGGCATTTTCATGTGAGATAAAATAGCGAAAAGCTTGATCTACCGGGCTAAGCTCGCGGTTGGACGGAGTTTTATCAAGATGCTGTGTGGTCTGATCTTTTAGCTCGATCACGCATCTAACTTCGCCATTTATCAGTATCGCCCCATCTGCTTTTTTGCCGTCAGTTTCGTTCTTTTTCTCACGTTCAAGATTGAAATTTGTAGGATTAGTAGTGTCCAAAGTGTAGCCAAGGCAGTTTTCAAAGATATCTTTTAGAAACTGTGTTTGAAATTTCTCTTCTTTGAAATTCTTAATGTCGCTAGCTTTTGCCTGATACATTTGCAAATTTATATAACGCTTTTTAAGCTTCTCCTCGTCTTGATCTTGGGTTAGTAAGAATTTTGGATTAAAGATCGGCATCTTTTCTCTTTAAAATTTTAATTTCTTGGAATCTTATCTTTTTAAATTTTATATATTCCTTATTAAAAGGAAATAATTAATCAAAATTCATCAAAAAATAGCGTTTTTCTTGACAACTATAATAGCTTTTTTGTAAAATCGCGTTCTCTTTACGAAAAGACAAGCGTCTTTGCTCGTACGATCGCTTGATCCTATGCGAGTTATTTTGATGTAAAGAGGTCGCGAGTTTGCGACAAGTTCTTTTTAAAGGAAAACACATGGAAAGAATCAGGTTAAAGCTAAAAGCTTACGACCATAGAGTTCTAGACCGCACTGTTGCAGCAATCGTAGAAGCTGTCAAACGAACAGGTGCCGACGTTCGTGGCCCGGTACCAATGCCTACAAAGATCAAACGCTATACAGTCTTAAAATCTCCACACATCAACAAAGACTCACGTGAGCAGTTTGAGATGAGAATACACGCTCGCATGCTTGACATCGTAGCTGCTACTCCAGAAACTGTAGATAGCCTAACAAAACTCGACCTAGCTCCAGAAGTTAATGTCGAAGTTCGTGCGATGAAATAAGCGGACAAAAGGATAAGAGTATGGAATATATTGTAGAAAAAATAGGCATGAGTAGAACGATTGCCACGAAGAGTACGCCAGTTACACTACTTAAGCTAGTTGAGGCTAAAGTATGTGAGATCGACGAAAACAAACGTGCTATCGTAGCGTATGCCCACACTAAAGCAAACAACAAAGCTATCGCTGGTCAGCAAAAAAAATACAATCTGACCGCAGAATTTAACAAATTTGCTACGCTTGAAGTAGCTAATAGCGAAGTTGGAAACCTAGACTTTACACCATTAAATGAGGCTAAAATTTTAAAAGTTAGCTTTAACTCAAAAGGTAGAGGCTACCAAGGTGTGGTAAAAAGACATGGTTTTGGTGGTGGTCCAAAAAGCCACGGCTCACGTTTCCACAGACGCCACGGTTCAATTGGTAACTGCGAATGGCCAGGTCGTGTTCAACCAGGTATGAAAATGGCAGGACATATGGGTAATGAGAAAGTTACTGTTAAAAACGAGCTAATAAGCTTTGACGCTCAAAATGGCATCGTAGTTGTAAAAGGTTGCGTTCCTGGTCACAATGGTGCAATGGGTAAAATAAGGATTGTAAAATGAGTAAAATTCACGTATTAAACGATAAATTTGAAAATTCAGGCGAGTTAGAGCTTCCTGCAAGCTACGCTGAAGTAAATCCGCACAACCTATATCTTTATGTAAAATCTTACCTTGCTGGTATAAGAGCAAATTCGGCTCACACTAAAAGCCGTGCTTTTGTAAGCGGTGGTGGTAAAAAACCATGGAGACAAAAAGGACGTGGTGGTGCAAGAGCGGGTTCAACTAGAACTAACGTTTGGGTAGGCGGTGCAGTTGCATTTGGTCCAACAAACGAGAAAAACTATTTTCAAAAAGTCAATAAAAAACAAAAAAGACTAGCTCTTGAGTACGCTTTGGCAGTAAAAGCACAAGATGGTAAAATTTTCGCAGTAGATAGCATCTCAATCGAGTCTGGAAAGACAAAAGATGCAGCTAATATCATCAAAAATTTAAAAGTAAAAGACGCACTTATCGTTAAAGATTTACTAGACGATAAAACACTACTTGCTTTTAGAAATTTAGCAAACTGCTATGTAGTAGATGCGAATGAGGTAAATGCTTATCTTGTCTCTACATTTAGTTCGGTTATCATTGAAAAAGCTGCACTAAAAACTATAACAAAAGAGGGCTAAAATGGCGGATATAACTGATATCAAAACAATTATTTATACAGAAAAAACTCTAGGCCTTCAAGAACAAGGCGTTGTTGTTATCCAAACTTCACCAAGAGTTACAAAAAACAGCTTAAAAGCGGTTTTACAAGAGTATTTTGGAGTAACGCCTGTTCGCGTAAATTCACTTAGAATTAGCGGCAAAGTTAAGCGTTTTAGAGGAAGAGCAGGTCAGCGTGACGAGATAAAAAAATTCTACGTTAAGTTACCTGAAGGCGTAAGCCTAGAAAATACGGAGGCGTAAGATGGCTATAAAATCATATAAACCATATACACCTAGTCGTAGATATATGACTGGACTAAGCTCTGAAGATATAACAGCTAAACCAAGCGTTAGAAGCTTGCTTGTTAAAATACCTGCATCTGGTGGCAGAAATAACAATGGTCGTATAACTTCAAGACACAAAGAAGCAGGTGCAAAAAAACTTTATCGTATCATTGATTTCAAACGTCGTAAATTTGGTATAGAAGGTAAAGTTGAAGCGATCGAGTACGATCCAAATAGAAACTGCCGTATCGCTCTTATAGCTTACAAAGATGGTGAAAAGCGCTATATTATTAGACCAAATGGCCTAAATGTTGGCGATGTTATCGCATCTATTGATGAGGGTTCACTAGATATTAAGCCAGGCAACGCTATGAAATTAAGATTTATCCCAGTTGGTACTATCGTTCATAACGTAGAGCTAAAACCTGGTAAAGGCGCTCAGATAGCTCGTTCAGCTGGTGGTTATGCTCAGCTAATGGGTAAAGAAGAGAAGTATGTTATCTTAAGAATGCCAAGTGGCGAGATGAGACAAGTACTAGCTGAGTGTATGGCAAGTATTGGTGTAGTTGGCAACGAAGACTGGGCTAATATCACTATCGGTAAAGCTGGACGTAATCGCCACCGCGGTATCCGCCCACAAACACGTGGTTCTGCTATGAACCCAGTTGATCACCCACACGGTGGTGGTGAAGGTAAGAAAAATTCAGGCCGTCACCCAGTTACTCCATGGGGTAAACCAACTAAAGGTGCTAAGACTCGCCGTAAAAAAGCTAGCGATAAGCTTATAATTTCAAGAAGGAAAGGAAAATAGAGATGGCAAGATCACTCAAAAAAGGTCCTTTCGTAGATGATCATGTAATGAAAAAAGTTATTGCCGCAAAAAATGCAAACGATAACAAACCAATCAAGACTTGGTCAAGACGTAGCACGATTGTACCTGAAATGATTGGACTAACATTTAACGTTCATAATGGCAAGAGCTTTATTCCTGTATATGTTACAGAAAATCATATAGGCTATAAACTTGGCGAATTTGCTCCAACACGCACATTTAAGGGTCACAAAGGCTCAGTGCAAAAGAAAATCGGCAAGTAAGGGGAGATAATATGAGTAAAGCAATTATAAAATTCGTAAGACTTTCTCCTACAAAAGCAAGACTTATAGCAAGAGAAGTTCAAGGCATGAATGCCGAGCTAGCGCTTGCAAGCTTGCAATTTATGCCAAATCGTGGTGCTAAATTTATAGCAAACGCTATTAGCTCAGCAGTAGCAAATGGCGGATTTGAGCCAGAAGAGGTTGTAGTAACTAGTTGCCGCATTGATGCTGGTCCTGTATTAAAGAGATTTAGACCAAGAGCAAGAGGAACAGCGAGCAAAATTCGCAAACCTACTTCTCATGTAATGGTAGAAGTATCTAAACCTGAAAAGAAGGAAGCATAATATGGGACAAAAAGTAAATCCAATAGGTCTTAGACTAGGAATTAACCGCAACTGGGAATCTAGATGGTTTCCAACCAAACAAAGTCTTCCTGAAAATATCGGTGAAGATTACAAAATTCGTGCATTTTTAAAGAAAAAACTTTACTATGCAGGAATCAGCCAAATTCTAATCGAAAGAACGGCTAAAAAACTTCGTGTAACCGTAGTTGCAGCTCGTCCTGGTATCATCATCGGCAAAAAAGGTCAAGATGTTGAAAACCTAAAGAACGAAGTTAGCAAACTTATCGGTAAAGAAGTAAATGTAAATATCAAAGAAGAAAGAAAAGCTCAAGCTTCAGCTCAACTTGCTGCTGAAAACGTAGCTATGCAACTTGAAAAGCGTGTCGCATTTAGACGTGCTATGAAAAAAGTTATCCAAGGTGCTCAAAAATCAGGCGCTAAAGGTATCAAAATTTCAGTTGCTGGTCGTTTAGGTGGTGCTGAGATGGCAAGAACCGAGTGGTATCTAGAAGGTCGCGTTCCGCTTCATACTCTTAGAGCAAAGATAGATTACGGTGTAGCTGAGGCTCATACGACTTATGGAAACATAGGTATTAAAGTATGGATTTTTAAAGGTGAAGTTCTTCAAAAAGGTGTTCAACCTGAGAAAGCTGAAGAAGAAGCACCTAAGAAAACACGTAGAGCAAGAAGAGGTAAATAATTATGTTGATGCCTAAAAGAACGAAATTTCGTAAGCAAATGAAAGGTCGCAACCGTGGTTATGCGACTCGTGGAGCATCTTTAGCAACTGGCGAATTTGCACTTAAAGCTGTTGAAGCTGGCAGAATAAATTCTCGCCAAATAGAAGCTGCTCGTCAAGCTCTAACTCGTCACGTAAAAAGACAGGCTAAAATTTGGATTAGGGTTTTCCCTGATAAGCCACTTACTAAAAAACCTCTACAAACTCGTATGGGTAAAGGTAAGGCTGGAGTTGAAGAGTGGGTTATGAATATCAAACCTGGTCGTATAATATTTGAAATGGCTGGTGTTAGCGAAGAGCTAGCTCGTGAAGCTCTAACTTTGGCTTTACACAAACTTCCTTTCAAATCAAAATTTGTAACGCGAGAGAGTGAAAATGAAATATACTGAGTTAAAAGATAAGAGCGTTGCAGAATTAAACGCGTTGCTAAAAGAGAAAAAGGTGCTTTTATTTACTTTAAGACAAAAGCTAAAAACTATGCAGTTAAGCAACCCTAATGAGATTAGTGCTGTTCGCAAAGAGATAGCTCAGATCAACACTGCAATTAGTGCAACAAGACAAGGGGCGTAAAATGGCATTAAAAAGAGAAATTCAAGGTGTTGTTTTACAAAAAGCTGGAGATAAAACAGCTACTATTTTGGTAGAAAGACGCGTTATGCATCCAAGATACCATAAATTTGTAAAACGCTTTAAAAAATATTTAGTTCACGATGAGAAAAATGAGACAAGAGCAGGCGATACGGTTGTTGCGATCGAGTGCAGACCACTTTCAGCTCGCAAGAATTTTCGCTTAAAAGCTGTATTGGCAAAGGGAGTTGAGTAATGATTCAAAGTTTTACAAGACTTGCAGTTGCTGATAATAGTGGTGCAAAAGAGTTAATGTGTATAAAAGTTCTTGGCGGCAGCAAAAGAAGATACGCTACACTTGGCGATATCATAGTTTGCTCTGTTAAAAAAGCTCTTCCAAATGGTAAGATCAAAAAAGGACAGGTTGTAAAAGCTGTTGTTGTAAGAACTAAAAAAGAGGTTCAAAGAGATAATGGTTCGCTAATCCGCTTTGACGAGAACGCAGCTGTTATACTTGATAGCAAAAAAGAGCCAGTCGGCACTCGTATTTTTGGACCAGTTGGA
Proteins encoded in this window:
- the rpsJ gene encoding 30S ribosomal protein S10 — translated: MERIRLKLKAYDHRVLDRTVAAIVEAVKRTGADVRGPVPMPTKIKRYTVLKSPHINKDSREQFEMRIHARMLDIVAATPETVDSLTKLDLAPEVNVEVRAMK
- the rplC gene encoding 50S ribosomal protein L3 translates to MEYIVEKIGMSRTIATKSTPVTLLKLVEAKVCEIDENKRAIVAYAHTKANNKAIAGQQKKYNLTAEFNKFATLEVANSEVGNLDFTPLNEAKILKVSFNSKGRGYQGVVKRHGFGGGPKSHGSRFHRRHGSIGNCEWPGRVQPGMKMAGHMGNEKVTVKNELISFDAQNGIVVVKGCVPGHNGAMGKIRIVK
- the rplD gene encoding 50S ribosomal protein L4 translates to MSKIHVLNDKFENSGELELPASYAEVNPHNLYLYVKSYLAGIRANSAHTKSRAFVSGGGKKPWRQKGRGGARAGSTRTNVWVGGAVAFGPTNEKNYFQKVNKKQKRLALEYALAVKAQDGKIFAVDSISIESGKTKDAANIIKNLKVKDALIVKDLLDDKTLLAFRNLANCYVVDANEVNAYLVSTFSSVIIEKAALKTITKEG
- a CDS encoding 50S ribosomal protein L23, producing the protein MADITDIKTIIYTEKTLGLQEQGVVVIQTSPRVTKNSLKAVLQEYFGVTPVRVNSLRISGKVKRFRGRAGQRDEIKKFYVKLPEGVSLENTEA
- the rplB gene encoding 50S ribosomal protein L2 produces the protein MAIKSYKPYTPSRRYMTGLSSEDITAKPSVRSLLVKIPASGGRNNNGRITSRHKEAGAKKLYRIIDFKRRKFGIEGKVEAIEYDPNRNCRIALIAYKDGEKRYIIRPNGLNVGDVIASIDEGSLDIKPGNAMKLRFIPVGTIVHNVELKPGKGAQIARSAGGYAQLMGKEEKYVILRMPSGEMRQVLAECMASIGVVGNEDWANITIGKAGRNRHRGIRPQTRGSAMNPVDHPHGGGEGKKNSGRHPVTPWGKPTKGAKTRRKKASDKLIISRRKGK
- the rpsS gene encoding 30S ribosomal protein S19 codes for the protein MARSLKKGPFVDDHVMKKVIAAKNANDNKPIKTWSRRSTIVPEMIGLTFNVHNGKSFIPVYVTENHIGYKLGEFAPTRTFKGHKGSVQKKIGK
- the rplV gene encoding 50S ribosomal protein L22 gives rise to the protein MSKAIIKFVRLSPTKARLIAREVQGMNAELALASLQFMPNRGAKFIANAISSAVANGGFEPEEVVVTSCRIDAGPVLKRFRPRARGTASKIRKPTSHVMVEVSKPEKKEA
- the rpsC gene encoding 30S ribosomal protein S3, producing MGQKVNPIGLRLGINRNWESRWFPTKQSLPENIGEDYKIRAFLKKKLYYAGISQILIERTAKKLRVTVVAARPGIIIGKKGQDVENLKNEVSKLIGKEVNVNIKEERKAQASAQLAAENVAMQLEKRVAFRRAMKKVIQGAQKSGAKGIKISVAGRLGGAEMARTEWYLEGRVPLHTLRAKIDYGVAEAHTTYGNIGIKVWIFKGEVLQKGVQPEKAEEEAPKKTRRARRGK
- the rplP gene encoding 50S ribosomal protein L16; its protein translation is MLMPKRTKFRKQMKGRNRGYATRGASLATGEFALKAVEAGRINSRQIEAARQALTRHVKRQAKIWIRVFPDKPLTKKPLQTRMGKGKAGVEEWVMNIKPGRIIFEMAGVSEELAREALTLALHKLPFKSKFVTRESENEIY
- the rpmC gene encoding 50S ribosomal protein L29: MKYTELKDKSVAELNALLKEKKVLLFTLRQKLKTMQLSNPNEISAVRKEIAQINTAISATRQGA
- the rpsQ gene encoding 30S ribosomal protein S17; protein product: MALKREIQGVVLQKAGDKTATILVERRVMHPRYHKFVKRFKKYLVHDEKNETRAGDTVVAIECRPLSARKNFRLKAVLAKGVE
- the rplN gene encoding 50S ribosomal protein L14; this translates as MIQSFTRLAVADNSGAKELMCIKVLGGSKRRYATLGDIIVCSVKKALPNGKIKKGQVVKAVVVRTKKEVQRDNGSLIRFDENAAVILDSKKEPVGTRIFGPVGREVRYANFMKIVSLAPEVL